TCCTTTAATATAAACCATTTCCGAGATTTTTAACGTATCCACATTTTTTTCGTTTTCACCAGCATATTCCTTTAAGGCGATAGCATCATTCACTAATCTTCCAGTAGGAAGGTTATGGGTTATTTTTACATAATCTGAATGGACCCATCCTTTAACATTGTTACTTAAAATAACTTCATACCATTCAGCAGATTCTCCGATAATCGTAACAATATGTCCACTTGAAACATTGGTAATTACATTATCGTTGAGAGAAGGTCCTACTCTTACTCTCAATCCATCCCCCGTTATTTCACCTTTTTTTATTTTGTTCTCTCTATAGTTGGCATCCGTTATAATAGCTTCCTGTGAAGAAATCCAACCTTCTCCTTTTCCATTGGATAATTCCACCAAATACCATTCATCTAATATTTCTTTTATCATAACTTTACTACCGATGTTTAACTTATCCAATTCCTTGCTATTACCAAATTTGTCTTCTCTAATGATAGCTTGCGTACTAATGATTGTACCACTATAGTCAAGCCCTGATGCAAATGTAGTCGTAAATATGGAAGATGCCAGTGCCATACACATGACAAACCTTCTTCTTTTCATACTAATGATAATCATCTCCTAACCTAATCAGTACCATAACAAATCTACTATAGGTAATTCGACTTAAAGTAGGATTGTCCTTCTTTTTTTTGTTTATTTTTTATACCGAATCAAAACTTTCTAAGGAACAGCTCCGTTTATAGCATCACTTCCCAGTTATGGTAGACGTTTTGAACATCATCGTTATCTTCCAGCATATCGATTAATCGGTTCATTTTCTTAATATCATCTTCACTTTGTAATTGGGATAGGGTTTGCGGAATATAGGAAATATTTGCCTCTAATAATTTATATCCTGCCTTTTCAATCCCTTCCTTTACACTGTGAAAATCTTCGATACTTGTAATGACCTCATATGCATCTTCCTCAGAAATAAAATCTTCTGCACCAGCTTCTAAGGATACCATCATTAGCGTTTCCTCATCGATATGATCTTCTTTTTCTATAATAATCTGTCCCTTTTTATCAAACATAAAAGAAACACAACCGGTAGAACCTAAATTTCCACCATTTTTATCAAAGGCGTGTCTTACATCTCCAGCAGTTCTATTCCTATTATCTGTCAGTACTTCAACAATAACAGCTACACCGCTCGGTCCATAGCCTTCATATACAATTTCCTCGTATTGATCTGAGCCACCTTCGCCTGTACCTTTTTTGATTGCTCGATCAATATTATCATTGGGCATATTTTGAAGCTTTGCTTTATCGATAGCATTTTTTAAAGCCGCGTTATACTCTACATCGCCGCCGCCTTCTCGTGCAGCAACAGAAATCACTCGAGCTAATTTCGTATATATTTTTGCTTTTTTAGCGTCCTGTTTTGATTTTCTATCGATGATGTTACCAATTCTTCCCATTATTCCATCTCCTTAGTTATCTTTCATGATGTCACGATGTACACCATATATAATTTCTAAAAAAATTTTAGCATAACTTAAATCATCATGCAATTTATTTATTCTCTACAGAATATGCTTTATCCAATTTTAGGTGATGGTGGCATTGTTCTTTTATGGGCAGAATTTCTATGAAGCCTTTCAATTACAGTTAAATCCTTTTCTGGAATTGCCTTTCCCTCTAAAAATTCATCAATATATTTATAGCTTGTTCCCATTTCTCCTTCATCCGTTTGACCTTCCCACAGCCCTGCAGACGGTTCTTTCTCAAGTACTTCTTTCGGAACCCCCAGTACCTTTGCCCATTCATATACTTCATATTTTTTCAGAGAGGCGATCGGTAAAATATCCACACCACCATCCCCATATTTCGTAAAATATCCCGTATAGATTTCAGCAGCATTATCGGTACCAACGACCAAATAGTTTAAATTATTGGCAACGGCATATAATGTACTCATTCTTAATCGAGCCCTTAAATTTGAATCCATGGCTCTTTCCATTCCTGTATTGAATAAGTTTTTATTATTTAATTGATGCACTACTTTATTTGCTACAGTATTATGCTCTTCTCCTAAATCTATTTCTATGTATTCTATCCCACAAGCCTCTGCTGTTAGGATGCCATGCTCCACATCTTTTGTACTACTCTTAATGGGAAGTATGACTCCCAGCGAATTTTCCGGAAATGCTTTTTTTATTAAGCATGCAACTACAGCGGAATCTATTCCACCAGAAATTCCAACGGTTAATCCTTTTGCTCCAGCATTTCTCACCTGTTCCCTTAACCATTCTACTACCTGATCTATATTTTTTTGTATATTTTGAGTCATTCAAAACACTCCATTCATTCTATATTATTTATTGTATTATACCATAAAACCTATGGTTTTTATCCATTCCTGTAGCGAAAGAATATCTTCACTTTATTTGGACAAAATACTCTATATTACCTTTAAAGCTAGGAGCGATGGCATGAACAAGGTTTCTCATTTTACATTCATCATTTTAATTGGTTTTACTTCTGGCATCGTCAATGGATTATTCGGTGCCGGTGGTGGAACCATTGCCGTACTGGCTCTTACACTTATTTTTTCCGTTAGTCAACATAAAGCGCAGGCTACAGCCATATCGATCATTCTACCCCTATCTTTAATCAGTGGTTTTATATATTACAGAAGTGGATTTACAACAATGGAAACTACCGTCAAAGTTGCCATTGGCGGAGTAATTGGAAGCTACATCGGTTCCAATTTGCTAAATAAAATACCAGAAAATTACCTTCGAAAAATTTTTGGTGCTTTCATCATTGTTTCTGCTTTAAGGATGGTGTTTTAATGCTCTTTATCTTGTTAGGGGTAATGGCTGGTTTAATTGGCGGAATGGGAATTGGGGGCGGAACTATACTGATCCCTTCTTTAATATTTTTAACAGATTTAAATCAGCAGACGATTCAAAGCATTAATTTGATATCTTTCGTTCCGGTTGCAATTGTTGCTTTGTTTGTGCATTTCAGAAAAGGTAATATCGTATCGAAGCTGAGTATTCCACTGATTGGCTCTGGTATTTTAGGTACGATTATCGGATCGAAATTAGCGCTGAAATTATCCTCTGTAATTTTAAGAAAATGGTTTGGTGGATTTTTGTTGGTCATAGGACTCTATGAAGTTTTTTTTAAGGGCACAAAAAAGAAATGAGACCACTATTTTAGTGGTCTCCTCCGAGTGCTACTAGCACGCAATCATAAAATACAATTTTCATTCCTTTTTCCTCTGCAGTATCTATTACATCTTCATCGAATGTTCCTGGCTGAAACCATACATACTCAATACCAAGTGCCCCTATCTCCTCTAGTGCTGCCTTGGATAACTTAGGATTCACGACCATATTGATACATTCTGGTTTCTCTGGCAATTCTTTTAAACTTGGATACAGTTGATCGCCATCAATACTTTCATATTTAGGATTCACTCCATAAACTGTATATCCATGATCTTTTAACTTTTTATAAATTTTATATCCAAATTTTTCTGGATCTGGTGTCGCACCAATCACTGCCCACACCTTTCGATCCAACATCTCTTTTTTTACTACTTCTATTGCATCCATGTAGAGCCCTCCTTAAATTTTATATAGTTATTATGTACCCAAATATTTTATGTTTATATAGGAAAAATATTTATTATTCTTCTTTTAATATGTTACGGAACTATAATTTTACCATCAATTTCCGTTAGATACTCTTGTTCTATGGATTCTAGGGTGCTTCTTCCATTGGTCCATTCAATAATTTGTTCCTTAAATTGCTGTATTCTAGGAACTTCTATGTATAGGTAGAAATGTACTGAATCATCATATTCCGTGGTCTTTATTAGATAACCATTCTGTAATATCTCATTTTGAATTTTTCCAAGCATCGTGTAATCTATTTTGATATGTACCAGCTCATATAATCGTTTTATGATTATTTTAGCTGCATCCAAACCGACTTTAGCACCCTTTGTATAGGCTCTAACCAAACCACCTGTACCCAGTTTGATTCCACCAAAATACCGAGTTACAACAACCACAACATCCTTTAGTCCCTCTTTTTTTATAACTTCTAAAACAGGAATTCCTGCAGTACCGGAAGGCTCACCATCATCACTATACCGCTGGATTTCATTGTTCTCTCCAAGGATATAGGCAGGAACATTGTGCGTTGCATTCCTATGCTTCGTTTTGATGCTATCTATAAAGGCAATGGCTTCTTCTTCGCTATTAATAGGCGCTGCATACCCTATAAATCTTGATTTATCTATAATAATTTCTGCTTCTCCATATTCTAGTAAAGTTCTATATTCTTTCAGCATATACGACCAATCCTTTTTTTCATTATAGTTCTATCATACCATATTTAACCTTTCAATAAAATAAGGAAGTAGTTTCCTACTTCCCCACATCATCGTATATTCAATTATGATATTAACCTACTTCAATCAGCTCATTGACTCGTTCTTGCTCTTTTTTCATTATTTCTTTGTATTTCCTGTAAGAAAGATTAACTAATGATCGATCCTGACTATAAGTGATCATTTCTAATGCATTATCAATGGTATAGAATCCACCATCTTTAAATCCTGATTCTTTGTCGACTTCAAAGGATTTATTTGGTGCATGCATGATAAACCAAGTTATTTTATTGCATACCGGTTGTTTTCTCGTAACAGAAAAAAATTCGTAACTAGTTTCACCTGCTGTGGATAGAATCTCTGCGTCAATGCCAGCTTCAGCTTTTACACGGCACAACGCTACATCCATAGAAAGATCACCATTACGAATTACACCTTTCGGTAAAACCCATTCATTTTTTTCATTCTTTAAGATAAATACCTGATTTGCATAAAATACAACGCCACCTGCGCAGTTTCTAAAAATCATTGGACGAATCCTCCTTCCGATTATCTTAGTACTAGTATATACTAAATATTAGAAATTTACAACTTTTTTCAGAATATTTTAATTTATTTTCTAATTTCTTTCTATTGGATCTTTTCGTCTGGATTCGATGGCATGGATTGCCTCTTCATAGCTTCTTCGTACATAAGGCAATTCCTTTGGATTGTTTAATAGACCATTTAACCTTCTTATGGTCTTTTCATTCCCGATTTCCTTCAATGCTTTCGCTGCATACTGCCGAACCTGTGGTTTTACATCCTGTAGTCCTCTATGTAAGATATCCACGCTCTGTACGGATCCTATTTTACCTAAGGCGGAGCACACCATTCTGCGTACTCCACCGTGTTTGTGAGAAATTTCGTTATGTATAACCGGGGTTAAGGATTCCTTCTTTATTTCTCCAGCAATCCACAAAGCAATCATTTTATCCTCTGCATTCTCAATCATTGGAATTTTTTTCAGTAAAAAAGTTGCAAGCTCTATGCGCTCTGTTTCATCTAAGGAGTTCAATATTTCTATTCTTTCATCTTTTGTTCCTGCCAGTAAGCTTATAAAGAAATGATCGTCTATTTTATGTTGTGTCGAATTTATAAAAGTATCTTTTTCTTCCTTCATAAGAATCCCCCAAAAAGTACATTAATTTAGTTTATAAGGCTCGTATTTATGGTAGTACATATTCTCTAATCTTGCGTTCACTTGTGTACCGCCTTCTACGTATTCCGTCGAAAGAACAATCCCTTCCTTATGTAAGCTCGATAGAAGGTTCCCTTTGTCGTATGGAATTAATAAATCTACTTCAATAATATCGGGGCCAATTTCTGCTCTGATTTTTTCTATTAATACATCTATATTCTTATGGGTTACCGCAGAAATATGGATGCAATTTTCTTCCTTAGGTAAAAGAGCTTCATCCGATATCTTATCGATTTTGTTATACACTGTAATAATATTTTTGTTTTCTACACCAAGGTCGTTTAAAACCCCCAGCGTTGTATCTTTTTGTAAATTATATTCTTCGTTGGATGCATCAATTACATGAATCAATAAATCTGCATATTTTACCTCCTCCAGTGTTGCTTTAAATGCATTCACTAAGGCATGGGGCAACTTACTAACAAATCCAACGGTGTCCGTCAATATAAAATCTAGTTTATCTGGGAAAGATAGTCGTCTTAAGGATACATCCAATGTAGCAAATAGCATATCCTCAACGTATACTTCCTTCGTATCGTCATGATGGTCGCTGAGTTTCAGAAGCGTGTTCATAAGTGTAGATTTCCCTGCATTTGTATACCCTACCAAAGCCACAATAGGAATTTCCGATTTACTTCTCTTACCTCTCTGCACCTCTCTGTTTTTCCGAACTTCCTTTAATTCGCTTTCAATATCATCGATTCGCTTCAGTATATGTCGACGATCGGTCTCTAATTTCTTTTCTCCAGGTCCTCTTGTACCAATACCAGCTCCTTGTTGTGAAAGCTGCCGTCCTAATCCGATGAGCCTTGGCATTCTGTATTTTAGCTGAGCCAACTCCACTTGCAGCTTCCCTTCCTTCGTACTGGCTCTCTGTGCAAAAATATCTAAAATAAGGGCAGTGCGATCGATGACATCAACACCGATTTCTTCCTCTAGGTTTCTTATCTGCGACCCAGACAGCTCATCATTAAAAATTACCATATTGGCTTCTAGGTTTTCGCAGAGTTCCTTTATTTCTTCGACCTTCCCTTTTCCTATAAAATAGGTTACATCAACGGCTGGTCTACTTTGAATGGCAGTAGCTAGAACCTGTGCACCAGCAGCTTTTGCAAGTTCCTCTAATTCCTCCATAGACACTTCAATATCTATTTTTTCCCTTTTTCCAGTATTATTCAGTCCTACTAGTATTGCTTTCGTGATCTCTTTATCCTCTATATTCTCTATCTCCATCAGTGCTTTCCTCTCCTTTGTTTCAGCAGAATGCTTCTTATTCAATTAAAATCGTCTATTAACATTATAACCGATTCTGAGAATATATAACATAATTATTCATAAGGCTCCACAAAGTTTGACATCTCATCTCCAGGTACATTGACGTAATTCATCGGCACTTTTCCTACAATAATCGTTTCTGCTATTGGGAAATACGTTGTAACCTTTATGGTATTGGAGCTGAACGGCACCATGACCCTTACACTGGTATTGATAATTAAATAGATTCGATGTCGTGTTTGGTTGATTCCTGACTCTTCAAATTCAGTTCCAAAATTTACATTGACCATTCCCAGTGGCGTTACTGTCAATTTCATCTTCGGTCCATATTGTGCAAATAGTTGGCTCCCAAAGGCATTTCCTAGGGGTATTCGGTCGGATGTGGTCTGTATCTGTTTAAGATATCCCTGTATTGTCAAAGCTACATCTGAAGCTACTTTATTCATGAGAAATGTATTCGCTTGCATCAGCGTAACATTTCCTTCTTCATCCTCTTTTACAAAAATTAAATCTTGATAACGTATATCCTCCTTTAATACATTGCTGATGGATTCATTAATCGCCCTTGTCGTGATTTCTTGTGCCTTTAATTCTCCAATGGCCTGTACACTGGGCGTAATTTTACGATCTATATACACAAAGGAAGAGATTAAGATTAAACTCACGATGAGCATCATCCCTAAAATTTTAATTCTTAAATATTTTCGCTTACTAGATAATATACGGCCCAAAAATATCACCTCAGCTTATTATATTCCTGGTGCAGTGTACTTGTTCTTACTACATTCAAGATATAATGTATACTTTACACAAACTATGATATAATTGTAATATTAATGCCTATATGCTATATTAATATGGTGGTATTTTTATTCATTTGGCATCCTATGAAATTTGGTCTCCAAAACTGTCGGATTTACTCTTTATGGAGGTGTGAACAATGTCAGAAAAAAAATCTAATAACCAAACTGACAAGAAAAATAATAAAAAGCAAAAAAGATTAAGTATTTTTAGATTAATCGTAGTTGTAGTTATATTAGTAGGTTTTATTGCCGCTGGTGCCATTGGCGGTATCGTAATGGGTATTATAAAGAATACTGAACCGATTGATCCTACAGGTATATACGATATGTTGGATGAAAGCTCCTTTATTTACGACTCAGAAGGTCAACTGATAGAAAAGATAGAGTCCAATAATTTTAGAATTGTAGTGGATTACGCGGATATGCCGGAAGACTTAAAAGATGCTTTCGTTTCTATTGAGGACGAGCGTTTTTGGACTCATAAAGGAGTCGATATCAGACGTATGTTTGGCGCACTTTGGACAAACATACGAAAAGGCTCTCGACAAGGTGCCAGTACCATTAACCAGCAATTAGCTGTAAACTTATATTTGGAGCGTTCCGACTCTTCTTATACAAGAAAAATTAAAGATATCTACTATGGTATCATTTTAGACCAACAGCTGTCAAAGGAACAGATTTTAGAAGCTTATTTAAATACCATTTATTTAGGAAGCGGTGCCCATGGCGTACAGGCCGCTGCACAGGTATATTTTTCAAAGGACGTTAAAGATCTTACACTGGCAGAATCTGCATTGATTGCTGGTATTACTAAATTTCCATCGAGAAATACACCGATCATCACTTTGAAAAAAGAAGATGTTAAAGAGCATCACATCGTCTTAGATGATTCAGATCCTCAATATACTATAATAATGAATGAAAAAATTGATGAATACGTTATTCATCGGCAAAAATTAGTGCTTAATTCCATGAAAAGATTAGGTTATATTACCGAAGCTGAGTATGACCAAGCCCTGAATGAAGATGTTAAATCCAGTCTAAAACCAAATCGACGAATCGATGAAAACATCTCTTCTTTCTTTGGAGACCTGGTCAAAAAAGACGTTATGAAGGCTTTAGAAGGTGTGGGCTATTCTCAAGAAGAAGCCTTTGACATGCTTTATTCCGGAGGACTTAGGATTAATAGTACCTTAGATACCAGAATACAAAAAATTGTAGATGAAGAATTTTCTAAATCCAATAATTTCCCCAAAATAAGTGGCTCTGATAGAGCAGCTTTATTGGCAAAAGACGGATTTACCGAAGATGAACAAAAAAACATCCTGGATGCTGCTGGTCAAATACAACCGCAGTCTGCTATGGTTATCAGCGATCCTACAACTGGTGAAATCAAAGCCATTGTTGGTGGTCGAATGACCTCTGGACAAAGAATATTCAATAGAGCACTCAGTCCTAGACAGCCGGGTTCATCTATTAAACCGATCGCAGTGTATGCACCTGCTGTAGAGCTTGGTTATTCACCAGGGACTATAGTCGATGACATACCTGGTTATTTTAACAGCGCCTCTCCTAACTCACCTTGGCCAAGAAACTTTTATAAAAGCTATAAAGGTCTCATTACCTTCCGTGAAGCTGTGGAGCGTTCAGCCAACGTAATTGCTGTTAAACTAGCAGCCACTATGAATGGAGATCGAAATTCCTCCATCAATACCATGATTAGCTATATGAAAAATATGGGGATCACTACGATTCATGATAAAGAAAATCCACTAACTGTGAATGGAAAGCGTTATACAGATGAAACACTGTCCACTGCTTTGGGTGGTATGACAAAGGGTGTTAGCCCACTGGAAATGAATGCTGCCTACAATGTATTAGCCAATGGTGGTACTTACACAAAGCCAACCACTTTTACGACAGTCTATGATCGACACGGCAATCTAATCTTAGAAAATAAACCGGAGCAACATAGAGCCATTACTGAACAAACTGCTTTTCTTGTAACGGATATGCTTCGCGGTGTTGTTTCTTCTCCGAGAGGTACCGGTAGAGGTGCTAGCATCGGAAGCATGCCGGTAGCTGGTAAAACAGGGACAACGGATGATCAAAAAGATGCTTGGTTTGTGGGTTATACACCTTATTATTCTGCTGCTGTTTGGATTGGCTCCGATCAACCTGTAAGCTTAGGTACAGGTAGCCCTGCTGCTGCAAAGCTATGGAGCACAGTAATGAAGAAAGTCCACGAAGGACTTCCCGTTAAGGATTTTGAAGAACCAAGTAATATAAAGAGAGTTAGTATATGTTCTGTTTCCGGAAAAATGCCTACAGAATATTGTGCATTGGACCCTAGAGGAAGTACTGTTATCACAGAATTATTTGTAGAGGGTACACAGCCTACCGAATACTGTGACGTACACGTTCGTGCAGAAATTCACGTGCCTACTGGAAAATTGGCTACAGATTTAACGCCGTTCTGGCAAGTAGAATCTAGAATATTTGTTCAAAGACCAATACCTTACATTCCATCAGAAAATGGTGGTATTGTTCCAGAAGATTATATCTACGAGCTGCCTACTGAATACTACGATGTTTTAAAAGATGGACTAGGAATCACTTTCCCGAATAACAATGGAAATGATCCAGATGAGGAAATCCCATCGAACGACAATGAAGACAACAATAATGCGAATTTCCGTCCTGGCGATTAGATTCTTTCTATCAGTAAAATTAAAAAAGTCATCCTTAAGAAAATTAAGGATGACTTTTTTATTCCGGTTAGAGCATCAAATGCTCTAACTAAAACTTTATAATAAATTTTATCTTATGGCTTCGTCTTTGGATTAAAAAACACTGCCATCAAATACCCAAATACAATGGCCGCCGTAATACCACCGGCTGTAGCTGATATTCCTCCAGTAAAAGCGCCTAGGAGCCCATCTTCTTTCACTGCTGAAATCGTTCCCTTTGCCAAAGCATATCCAAATCCAGGTATTGGTACAGTTGCACCTGCGCCTCCGAATTTTACAATAGGCTCATATACACCTAGTGCTCCTAATATTACGCCTGTTGTTACAAATAATACTAATACATGGGCAGGTGTAAGTTGTGTCTTATTAATTATAATCTGACCGATGACACAAATTGCTCCACCTACAATGAATGCCTTGATATATTCCATATGAACATCTCCTAATTCAATTTATTTTCTATCGTAACAGCATGAGCGATACTAGGAATAGATTCTCCTTGTAAAGAACTTGTGGATGATAGCAATGCTCCTGTCGAAACGATCAGTATTTTATTTAACTTTTTAGCTTGTAACTCTTTGTACAGATATCCGCAGGATACAACTGCCGAACAACCACAGCCGCTTCCTCCTGAATGTGTGTCCTGCCTTTCATTATCAAAGACCTCTACACCACAGTCTTTAAAGACCTTAGACATATTATAGCCTTCTTTTTGCAGTAGCTCCATAGCAATTTCATGACCAATAATGCCCAAATCCCCCGTAATAATAAGATCGTAATCCTCTGGCTTAAATCCAGTGTCGGTGAAATGTGCTCTTATTGTATCGACTGCTGCTGGTGCCATGGCGGCACCCATATTCGCAGCATCTTTGATTCCAAAATCGATAACTTTTCCAGTGGTAACGTAAGTAATGTAAGGGCCTTCGCCTACAGAAGAAATGATAGTAGCACCAGCGCCCGTAACTGTCCACTGTGATGTAAGGGGTCTCTGATTTCCAGACTCTAATGGAAATCGATATTGTCTCTCTGCAGATGAAAAATGGCTGGATGTTGTAGTAATTACTTGATCTGCATATCCACCATCTACAATCATAGAGGCTAAGCTGAGGGATTCTGTAAAGTTAGAGCAAGCTCCATACAAACCGAAAAAAGGAACCTTCATATCTCTAGCCGCAAAGGATGTAGACATAATTTGATTCAGTAAATCTCCACCAAACATATACTCCATATCATCTAAAGTTAAATTAACTTTTCCCAAGGCAATATTTGCTGCTTCCTTTACCAATGCACTCTCTGCCATTTCCCAGCTATCTTCTCCCAATAAATCATCCTGCACGATCTTATCAAAGTATTGTGCAAGCGGTCCATCGCCCTCTTTTGGTCCAACAATAGAACCTGCGGAAATAATGGAGGGAGGATTTAACAATTTAATCGTTTGACTGCCTATCTTTTTTACTGCCATAACGAAACACCTCCTAGTGATTAAAAATATAGTATAGTACGCCTATTATGGCTGAAGATCCTATGCCATATACCAGTACTGGGCCTGCCAAAACAAACATCTTGGCTGCTACACCCATGATAAAACCCTCTTTCTTGAATTCCATTGCAGGTGCAACAATAGAGTTTGCAAATCCAGTAATTGGTATTAGGGAACCAGCACCTGCCCTTTTTCCAATGACATCATAAACGCCAATGCCTGTTAGAAGGGCTCCAATGAAAACCATGATTAAAGTTGTAATATTACTTACATCCGTATGGGAGTAATCATAAATAGATTCAATAACATTGTGGATCACCTGACCAATGGTACAGATTGCTCCACCAGAGAAAAAAGCCCAAATACAATTTTTTAAAATATTAGGCTTTGGAATTTTAGTATCTACATAATTTTGATAGGCCTTATTTTTGTTCGATTGATCTTTTGACATTGACATCACTCCGTATTTAAATTATCTAAGTTCATTTAATATTTGTTTGTTTTCAATATGTTCTACATTTAAAGCACTCTGTTTATTTCCAAATTGATGAATCAAACTCTTTTCCTCTATATTTGATATCTTCGATAGATCGAATTTCTTTATGGAATAATATCCATGGGAATCTTCCATGCCATCACCTCATTTATATTAAAAATAAACCAACCAGTTTAACAATGAGCCGATTACCTTTCCAAATATTAAAGAATATATGATGTAGGTTGTATATCCTTGTAACTTGAATCTCCTTATTAATACTGGAATCACATTTAGAACCTCCGCTAAGGCAGATGCCAGCATTCCTATAAATATTCCCATGCTAAATCCAATTAGAACGACTAGAATGCCCATATTGATTTTAATCTCTGCAAGAGATAGGTAAGAAGCCAAAACTGAAGCGATTACAATGATATCTTCGTATAATTTAACATATTGATAGGTATTCGTTAGCTGCGAAAGCCTGGGAATTATTTGCAAAACAGAAAGTAATGCCACAATTCCTGCACCTACCATGATTCCATTAGAAAAACCTATGACAGGTATCGTTATATATTTCATTTTTACCCCCTATTGCTGCTCATGAGTCTTATTTTTTATATATTCATCAACACTTTGCTGATAAGAGTACATTTCCATCTCCAATGGAGTAGGTTCATCATCTATTTTTTTCTTAAATATATGGTTAAAAAATACTGCCATTCCAACACCAATCCCTAAGGAGTATGGGATTTGCAGCAATAAGGGGCGTTCAGACTCCTCCCCTGTCATCACCTTATAGATCACCTTATGGGACTCTTTCATATCTACATCTGAGTGAAAATTAATAATAGCAGTGACGGCCCCTATAAACAACAAGAAGCTTACAAGTGCTACTCTTAAAATTTTATATGGATCTTCCTTTGTTTTATCATTCAGTTCTATTAGAATCTCGGTTTCTCCTATCACAACAATCTCATAGTTTGGTATTTCTTCTTTTATAAACGTTACAATTACTAAAATAGAAATCAGATGAAACTGTTGATTCTTCGTATCCACAGGATAGTTCATATTTTCCAATTTAGTCTTTATTTCTTTATCTGCAGAAATTTCTACCATATCCTTTAATAATACGGCACTATTTTTAGGCACCATAATTTTTCCTTTGGACCTTAGAAAGATTTGATTATTCTTTTCCATGATGGATACTCCTTATACAAGCTTTTGAACTAAAAACTAGATCTGCCTTTTCGGGAACTTTATTCACATTTTTATTTGAAAAAATATACCAAGCGCCAAAAGAAATTACTACTACTGCTAAAAAAAATAATATACTTTTATTTTTCTCTAAAATATATAGCATATCTTCACCATCCTTCACTTTTATTATTTACTATTTTTATTTTTTAATTCTTCTTTATGCTTTCTTATTTCGCAGTCGTACAAATTTGGCGTTGGTTGCATTTGACCTACCATCAATT
Above is a genomic segment from Alkaliphilus oremlandii OhILAs containing:
- the spoVAD gene encoding stage V sporulation protein AD → MAVKKIGSQTIKLLNPPSIISAGSIVGPKEGDGPLAQYFDKIVQDDLLGEDSWEMAESALVKEAANIALGKVNLTLDDMEYMFGGDLLNQIMSTSFAARDMKVPFFGLYGACSNFTESLSLASMIVDGGYADQVITTTSSHFSSAERQYRFPLESGNQRPLTSQWTVTGAGATIISSVGEGPYITYVTTGKVIDFGIKDAANMGAAMAPAAVDTIRAHFTDTGFKPEDYDLIITGDLGIIGHEIAMELLQKEGYNMSKVFKDCGVEVFDNERQDTHSGGSGCGCSAVVSCGYLYKELQAKKLNKILIVSTGALLSSTSSLQGESIPSIAHAVTIENKLN
- the spoVAC gene encoding stage V sporulation protein AC — translated: MSKDQSNKNKAYQNYVDTKIPKPNILKNCIWAFFSGGAICTIGQVIHNVIESIYDYSHTDVSNITTLIMVFIGALLTGIGVYDVIGKRAGAGSLIPITGFANSIVAPAMEFKKEGFIMGVAAKMFVLAGPVLVYGIGSSAIIGVLYYIFNH
- a CDS encoding stage V sporulation protein AB; protein product: MKYITIPVIGFSNGIMVGAGIVALLSVLQIIPRLSQLTNTYQYVKLYEDIIVIASVLASYLSLAEIKINMGILVVLIGFSMGIFIGMLASALAEVLNVIPVLIRRFKLQGYTTYIIYSLIFGKVIGSLLNWLVYF
- a CDS encoding stage V sporulation protein AA, coding for MEKNNQIFLRSKGKIMVPKNSAVLLKDMVEISADKEIKTKLENMNYPVDTKNQQFHLISILVIVTFIKEEIPNYEIVVIGETEILIELNDKTKEDPYKILRVALVSFLLFIGAVTAIINFHSDVDMKESHKVIYKVMTGEESERPLLLQIPYSLGIGVGMAVFFNHIFKKKIDDEPTPLEMEMYSYQQSVDEYIKNKTHEQQ